The genomic region ATATTCTAACATTACCATATGTTGTGAATATTACTAAGGTTATACATCCCATTCAGAATCGAAGCGATTCAAAATTTGATACGGGAATACCTTTCGCAAGAAAATCTGAATTGATGACACCGCCATTAAATTATGGTACCTCCTTTAATCAGATCAATTTGATGAATGGTGAGTATTTACATAACAATGGATATACCGGTACCGGTATGGTCATAGCAGTTTTGGATGCCGGTTTTTACAGCGTCGATAATTTATCAGCTTTTGATAGTCTTAGAAACAGAAATGGAATTTTAGGTACTTGGGATTTTGTAGATAATAATTCTTCGGTCTATGAAGACGATACACATGGAATGGAAGTGCTTTCAACAATTGCGGGAAATGTTCCCGGTGAATTAGTAGGAACGGCACCTGATGCAAATTTCTGGCTGCTGAGAACTGAAGATGTTTTTTCTGAAAATATTATTGAAGAGTATAATTGGGCAGCAGGAGCAGAGTTTGCTGATAGTGTAGGTGCAGATGTGATTTCATCATCGCTTGGCTACTCTGATTTTGATGACTCAACAGCATCACATACTTATGCAGATATGGATGGAAACACTTGTCCATCTTCCATAGCAGCTGATATTGCTTTTTCAAAAGGTATTTTAGTTGTCACAAGTGCGGGCAATTCAGGAAATAATTTCTGGCATTATATCAGTGCACCTGCTGATGGTGACAGCGTTCTTGCAGTTGGTGCAGTTGATTCTGATGGAAACTATGTTTCATTCAGTTCATACGGACCTTCAAGCGATGGCGATATCAAACCGAATGTTGCTGCTAAAGGAGCCAATGCTACAGTTGCAGATCCATTTGGTACGATCGGTGGTGCAAATGGAACTTCGTTTTCTTGTCCTATCCTTGCCGGAGCTGCTACATGTTTAT from Bacteroidota bacterium harbors:
- a CDS encoding S8 family serine peptidase, which translates into the protein MELSFLADWSMSKPLQIINSKMKSQIRLMLILIASLFADQTSAQKFFIRFTDKANSVYSTSDPAAFLSARAIARRAAHSIPVTEQDLPVNQNYIDGVLAQGAGLISRSKWFNGITVVCDSSVLANILTLPYVVNITKVIHPIQNRSDSKFDTGIPFARKSELMTPPLNYGTSFNQINLMNGEYLHNNGYTGTGMVIAVLDAGFYSVDNLSAFDSLRNRNGILGTWDFVDNNSSVYEDDTHGMEVLSTIAGNVPGELVGTAPDANFWLLRTEDVFSENIIEEYNWAAGAEFADSVGADVISSSLGYSDFDDSTASHTYADMDGNTCPSSIAADIAFSKGILVVTSAGNSGNNFWHYISAPADGDSVLAVGAVDSDGNYVSFSSYGPSSDGDIKPNVAAKGANATVADPFGTIGGANGTSFSCPILAGAATCLLQAHPGKSVLEVKNAIERSANYFNTPTDTLGYGIPNFGNAHFILSGIEDRENIIPLIIYPNPILENLYLQIFTYSNEAVKIQMIDLLGKVVAKSEFNTFMVGYNIIDFPLPSDLSQGIYLINIKSESFEYTRRVIKN